The Staphylococcus saprophyticus subsp. saprophyticus ATCC 15305 = NCTC 7292 genome contains the following window.
ATTTTGATTTTTTGATTTTCATCAATTGATATTTGGTTGGTATTATAGCTGGTAAGATAAATGATTTTCCTAAGTGGGACCACAAGGGATCAATATAATAATAGTGTTGAGCATCATAACCAACGAGAACGGTGACGTGAATATTAGCTACTAACTTTGTTGGTTGGTTATCTAATTTATAAGTACGACGGTAAGGTCTTTTACCCAGTACGGTATGATAAATAACAACGGGTTGTCCTTGGTCTATAATGTGACATAAATCAGTTAAGGATTGACCAGTGCTATCAACGACATGATTTGAATAGCGTCTAAGATGTGGAACGAGAGCAGTTGGAAAAATAGTCTGATGATAACCTAGTTTTATCCATAAATGATGTCCTACGTATCCTTTATATGGGTTATTTCTATGTCTCGGCCAGTGACGCATAATTTCAGTGGCTGGTATGTTAAGGTGGTTAAATTGTAAAATCATTGCTGCAGAAACACCCTCACAACCCATGATCATCGGAATTGGAAACAATTGGCTGATGGGTTTTACTGATAAAATATTTGAATTCATGATGAAAATCTCCTAGTAAATTTTACTCAACAAAAGTGTGAATGAAGTTAATTGCTATTATTATATATCTATTCATAAAGATTGCCTATTAAGATGCTTGAATTTCGAAGTAATAGTTTGTCATGGATATTCTATATATGTTTTGGTTATAATAGCAAAAAAGAGGGTGGGGAATGCGAATGAATTATATAATTGAAGAGTTGCCAACGTTATCTGTTATTGGTGAGAAAAAGATATATGCCACTGGACAAAAAGCACAAGAAAATATTTTTATGTTTTGGATGGAATTTGATGATAGTGGAAAAAAAGATCAATTACTAGAGCTAGGAAATAATCAATTGCCGGGCTTACTTGGTGTTTGCAAGCCCCATGATAGTGGAGAGATACATTATTTGATAGGCGTAACCAGTGAACATAAATATGACAAATGGCGAAACATAGAATTGGAAGGTGGCAGATACTTAGTATTTGATGCTAAAGGGCCAGTACCAGAGTCAATTAAAAAAGCGATGCAACAAATTAACAAAGATATTTTACCTAAATTGGATTATGAAATAAGACATGCACCATTTTTTGAATTATACAAAGAAGGGGCCATTAGAGAAGATGACTATGTCACAGAAATATGGTTACCTATTGTTTAATAAAATAGAAAGTAATCACAAGTGGGACAGAAATCCAAGTCTCTAATAGCGTTTTCGTAGTCCTACCTATGCAATCAATGCAAGGATGACCTGGTTAAAGGTATAACTAAGCTAACGCTCATGCTCATGCATAAATCTTGCTAGCATTTTTATGTGGCAATATATGCGTTTGCTGATGCATCAGAATGACTCGTTTCTATAAAATGAAAAAATCTTTTCTTTAAATAAGTGAGACTTTGCATTTTCAATTCAGTCATCTATTACCTAATATAAAAAGAGGCTGCGACATCTATGTTTGTCGCAGCCTCTCATTATTTGATTTTTTAATTAGAACTGTTTTTGAACGTAAATGATTTTAATGAGATTTCGAGTAATACAATGAAAATCGTCGTTATAATCAGAATGATTATATAAGGCATGACACTATATTCTCCTTTTAATCCCACAAGTGGCGACATTATACCACCTAATATAAATTGGAATAAACCAAGTAAACTTGATGCATTGCCACTACCGCCAGTTCTAGATTCCATTGCCAAAGTAAAACTTAAAGGTCCGATTCCAGTAACAGGACAAACATTTAAGAAGAAAGCAATGACTAATACCCAAAGTGGTAAGTGGAATATAAGCGTAAAGCAAATTAGAATAACGCCAGCTATTTGAATCAAGGTTAGTAGTATTAATAACAAATAACGATTTATATATTCAACTAATGTAGCGGTTAACTGACTCACTATAATTAACCCGATACCGTTAATTGCGAATAAAATACTGAATTGTTGTGGCGTCATGTCATAAATTTTTTGAGTGATAAAAGGCGCAGCTGATGAAAAACTAAATAACATCACATACGTTAACCCTTGTAGTAACATAGGTATAATGAAAGCTGGTTTCTTTAATAAGGAACCAAAATCTTTAAAAATAGCTGAAAAGTTAAGTTTTGAGAGATGTCTACTTCTTGTTTCTTCCATTTTAAAAAAGGCAAATAACAAAATTGCAAAACTTATAATGGTTAATATTAAAAATATTGCTTTCCAATTTGCGATAGTTAGTGCATATCCTCCAATTAATGGCGCAATGATACTGATAATGCCATTAACAACAAGTAGAGACGCTAAGCCTTTAGCTAACGCTTTTCCTTTATGTTGATCGCCAATGGATGCTTTAGCAATGACGATGACACCACCGCCAGTTAACCCTTGTATGAGACGAAGTGTAAGTAAGATAGACAGCGAAGTCGTGAACACGGCTATTAATGAAGCGATGACATATAATGAAATAATAATTAATGCTACTTTTTTGCGACCATAAGCGTCTGATAGTGGTCCGAAGATAAATTGTCCAACTGCAAGACCAATCATTGCAAATGAAAGAGTGAGTTGTACTTGTGAAGCCGTTGTGTCAAAAGCATTTTGTACATTTGGAAGCGATGGCACATACATATCTATCGTTAAAGGACCAAAGGTAGTCATGATTCCCAACATAATGATGATCATGATGGGTAATCGGGGATTTGAAGTTTTGTCCATATATAATACTCCTTAAAAATCGGATTAAAGTATAGTGTGAAAAAACGGATAATTTCTTAACTAGACTATTATCCCATACGTAAAGATAAATGCAATGGGAAAATTTCTTGTAGAAATGCAATGTATGTTGCATGATATCAACATTGTTATATAATACAATAGATTATGAATAAATTTAATGTAGCATATTTACAATGAATCACAATACGAATCATTTAAATCACACAATTGAGATACAAGATAGATAATGTTTGGTTATAAAGGAGTAAATGAATGAGCTTAAGTAAAACACAATATGAAGTAATTAAATTCATCATAGTAGGTGGCATAAATACGTTTAATTATTATGTGGTCTATTTAATATTATTAAAATTATTAGGTATTAATTATTTAATCAGTCATGTAAGTGGGTTTGTAGTCAGCTTTATTATTTCGTATTATTTGAACTGCTATTTTGTTTATAAAGTAAAACCTACATGGCGAAAATTTATACAATTTCCGTTGACACAGGTTGTAAACATGGGAATGCAAACAGGTTTATTATACGTATTTGTACAATGGTTTCATATATCATCGGTCATTGCACCGTTTGCTGGATTAATTATCACGATTCCAATTACCTTTGTCTTATCAAAATATATATTAAGAGACGAGTGATACAAAGTTCCTGTTATAAAAGGGAACACCAACTTTATTTAGTCTTTTTAGTTGAAGGAAACAACCAAGAAATCAATTTCTAATAATTAATTTCTTGATTGTTTCCTTTATTTTTATGCAATTTGATAGTGATTTTTAGGAAAGGCTAAATAAATAATTAAAATAATTATATTAAATAATTTTATAATAAAAAATGTTGTAAATGTTGTTTTGATGCGTCATAATATATTATCCAATATCAATTAAGGTGGAAACAGACATGACACAAAGTGAGAATTTAAAAATCGCTCAAAAAGGCGCATATCTTAGTTTAATTGTTTATATCATTCTGTCTATAGTAAAGTATTTTGTTGGTTATGTATATGACTCAGCAGCAGTAAGAGCGGATAGTTTAAATAATATGACGGATATTATCGTTTCGCTAGCTGTAATTATAGGATTGAAAATTTCAATAAAACCTGCGGATAAAAATCATCCATACGGTCATTTAAAATCAGAAAATATTTCCACACTGCTTGTTTCATTTATTATCATGTTTGTTGGTATTCAAGTTGTTATAGAAAATTTCCCTCGAATTTTTTCAGGGGCACATGCAACACCAAATGCAATCACGATTTATGTCAGTGTTATCAGTGGTGTCATCATGATCATAGTCTTCTTTATTAATCAAAAATTAGCTAAACGTACAAATAGTAGTTCTCTAAATTCTGCAGCAAAAGATAACTTGTCTGATGCTTTGGTCAGTATTGGTACGGCTATTGGCTTAGTATTTACACAAATCGGCTTTTCAATTGTGGATATCATATTAGCGACAATCTTAGGCCTACTTATAATATATACAGGCTTTGGAATTTTTAAAGAATCTATCTTCACTTTGAGCGATGGATTCAATGAGCAAGAATTAGATGCATATAAAAATTATGTCTTAGAAATAGAAGAGGTTATTGATGTTCAGTCAATTAAAGGTCGATATCATGGCAGTAGCATCTTTGTAGATGTCACTATTGTAGTGGAATCTGATTTATCTTTGGAAGAAGCACATCATATTTGTGACAAAGTAGAACATCACATGCATGAAAAAGGTATTTCTTCAGTTTATGTACATCCAGAACCTGTTTCCATACAATGAAAAATGAGCGTGTCAATATGTGACTTGACTGTAAAAGCGTTTGAGATCTAAATATTCATATTTTAACTATCAGTTATTTTGTATATAAAAATGATGTTATCAAAATCAGTTATGCTCTTACAAAGGCATTTATTGCTTTCTTGAGTAGCTTTAAATACAGGCCTAATTAGAATCAATAATGATTTGATATCATCGTAAAAAAACAGCAATTTCTATTTTATTACAATAGAAATTGCTGTTTTCATTAGTCTAAGTTATTTATTTTAAAGTCACTCTCGTGACATGATACTTACCACCAACCGTTAGCTAAACGGAAGTCAATTGCTGCATCTATTGAACCATAACGGTCTTCAGCATATTTAATCATACCTTTAGTTTGTTCTTCAACTGAGCCTTTTCCCCAAGCTTCTTTCGTTTGTCCTAAACCTCTATATCCTAATTCATTTACTGCATCAGGATTACCACTTGATTCAGGCATTACAATATTGTCCCATAATGCTTTAGTTCCACCAGCTTCGATAAATTGGCTGTATACATCGCTATTAGATTGAGATGATTGTTGTACTGGTGTTTCTGCAGCATCCGCTGTTGATGTTACGCCGTATCCAGTAGCTGCAATTGTAATTGATGCGAAAGATGCTAATAATAATTTTTTCATAGTTTAAAAATCCTCCTAATGAATGTACCTGTCTGTTTTAATATAATGAACAGGTTTGTGTTCTAATTTGTTTAAAGTACTATTTATTTAATTTACTGCCTTATTTGCTTTGCTTTTTTTCAACGATTACAACTATAACACCTAATTTTATAACGTAGGTTACAGTAAAATAAAAAGAAAGTATCTTTTGTGAATAAAGGACTACAATTATTTCAAAAGCTATTGTAAATTGTTATAATTTTAATATATCAAAGCAAAGACGACAGCATAAATGCGATTATTAAAGTATTTATGGGATATGTTATGCATATGCGAATTGTAATATTACTGTAAATATCGCAAAAAATTTAATTTCACTTAATGAAAGAAGGAATATTATGCCAAAATTAATTTTATGTAGACATGGACAAAGTGTGTGGAATGCAGAAAACCTATTTACAGGATGGGCAGATGTTGATCTATCAGAACAGGGCGAAAATGAAGCCATAACATCTGGTAAAAAATTAAAAGCACAAGGCATTGAAATCGATATAGTTTATACATCTTTACTCGAACGTGCGATTAAAACAACTTATCACTTATTAAATGAATCTAATCAATTATTTATTCCTATAATTAAATCTTGGAGATTAAATGAAAGACATTATGGTGGTTTACAAGGACTAAATAAAGATGATGCACGTAAAAAGTTTGGTGAAGATCAAGTACATATTTGGAGACGTTCATATGATGTTGCACCGCCAAAACAAGATGAAGCACAACGAGAAAGTTATTTAAATGACCGTAAATATGAACATTTGGATAGACGTGTCATGCCTGAATCTGAAAGCCTAAAAGATACGTTAGTAAGAGTGATACCGTATTGGAACGATCAAATTTCTCAACAACTTTTAGATGGTAAAACAGTGTTAGTATCAGCTCATGGTAATTCATTACGTGCATTGATTAAGTATTTAGAGAATGTTTCTGATGAAGATATCGTTGGATATGAAATTAAAACAGGTGCACCATTAATATATGAACTTACAGATGACTTACAAGTTATAGACAAATATTACTTATAATTGAAAGTAATAGTAAATAGCCTTTAAAAAGCAAACCAGTCAGAAAAAATAATTTTAATAAGAGTTTGTAGTAGTAGGGTACCAAGGATAGCTAATCAAATAGGTTATCTAAAGGAAGATAATTATTATGCATATATTTAAAAGAGTCTGAGACAAAAATAGATGTCTTAGACTCTTTTAATTGTGGAAAAAATAGTTGGATATTAAAAATAACGTGGCATGTTTAAAATGACAGCGACATGCTATGAAGATAAATTATTTACTACGCTTATGTTGTTGAATAATTTTGCGTGCGCGTTTACGTGTTTTGATATTAGGACTATTTAAATTTCTACGTGCTGTTTGTAAGTCTAATTTCATACATAAAACCTCCTTTATAGAAATTGATTATGAATTAAAAAGTACGTTTTGTAAATAGTAATTATTACGATTTACGATTAATTTTTTATCTAATAACCTAATTTGTAAAAATCACCATTTTTTTGAGTTATTTTAATGTCAGATAAACATTTTATATGTATAATGCATAAATGCGACAAATAAATATGCTAAAGACGAATGTGTAAATAGGAGATAAAAATGACTCAAAAAACAAAAATAATTATGATTCTAATGATGTTGTTTGGTGGTTTCTTTGGACTATTAAATGAAACACTGTTAACAACCGCATTACCGAGTATAATGAAAGATTTTGATATAGATTATACGCAAGTACAATGGCTTACAACTGCCTTTTTATTAACAAACGGCATTGTTGTTCCGTTATCAGCAATGATTATACAACGTTTTTCAACAAGACAAGTTTTCTTAACTGCAATTTTTATATTCTTTATCGGTACAATCATTGCAGGATTTAGTCCGAATTTTACGGTTTTATTATGTGCAAGAATTGTGCAGGCAATGGGATCAGGTATTATGATGCCATTAATGATGACTACAATTTTAGATATTTTCGAACCACATGAACGTGGTAAATACATGGGTACCTTTGGTTTAGTTATCGGTTTAGCGCCTGCCATTGGTCCAACGCTTTCAGGTTATTTAGTGGAGTATTTTGATTGGCGTTCACTATTTCATGTCGTTGCGCCGATTGCAGCGCTAACATTTCTTGGTGCGATAAAATTTGTGAAAAATGTTGGTACCAACAGGAAAGCGCCTATTGATATATTATCTATAGCCTTGTCAGTCTTAGGCTTTGGTGGTTTACTTTATGGGACAAGTTCTTTATCTCGAGATGGATGGAATGATCCTGTTGTACTGACAACAGTTATTGGCGGCTTAATATTAGTCGTGTTATTCATTTTCCGTCAAACAAGATTAGAAACCCCGTTACTTGATTTTTCAGTATTTAAAAATAGTCAATTTGCAGTGGGAATTGTTATCATGGCCTTTACGATGATTGCTATGATAGGTTCGGAAACAGTATTACCAATGTTTGTGCAAAATATTATGAAAGATACAGCATTACAGTCTGGTTTAATATTATTACCTGGTGCAATTGTGATGGGTATTATGTCTGTGGCTTCAGGTTTCCTATATGAAAAATATGGTGCAAAAATACTTGCATTTATAGGTATGCTGATTGTCGTTGTAACAAGTTCATACTTTATATTTATGGATGAAAACACATCATCAGCTATATTAGCGACAATTTACGCTATTAGAATGATTGGTATAGCACTTGGTTTAATGCCACTTATGACGCATACAATGAACCAATTGTCACGAGAGATGAATGCGCATGGCTCATCTATGACTAATACAGTTCAACAGATATCAGCTTCCATAGGGACGGCAGGTTTAATAACAATTATGAGTCAAGTAGCAAAAGACTTTTCACCTAATATGAGTGATTATAAAGGAATGGATAAAAAAGAAATGGCAATGCAAATACAACATGAAGCATTGTTAAGTGGTTATCACGCAGCATTTTGGTTTGCTGTAATCATTTCTATTATCAGTTTAATCAGTGTATTTATGCTTAAAAGTAAACGTAAAATAAATCAAGAGCAACAAGAACTCGAACAACAACAAAGCAAATAATTATTAAAAGACCGAAACTGTCTGCAGCGTGTATGTTGCCGACAGTTTTTATATTATTATCGAGCAAGACGAATTTAGTGTTTTAAATGATAGGATTATGGTATTTTTAATGTTACATCATAAGATTTATAGGAAAAGGGTGAAAGGCTTTATAGAACATTCGATGCGTTTATATGAAGAACCATTTCGGTTAGTAAGTAATAGTACAAAAACTGTAGAAGTTAGATTGAATGATGAGAAAAGACAAGCAGTGCAAATAGGCGATTTCATAGAATTTACTAATTTAGCAACAGGTGAACAAGTGAAGGTGAAAGTGGATAATGTTAAAGTGTACGATTCGTTCCAAGCATTACTACAACATTATTCAAATAAAGAAGTAGGTTTTAGTGATGAGATACAATTATCTCAAAAATTAGCATCTATCTATCAAATATATAATCAAACTGACGAACTTCATTTGGGTGCATTAGCAATTGAAATACATTTAGTTCCATAATAGAGAAATGTATTTTGTAAAAGCATAACTTAGTACATGAAAAAAGGTTTAGGACATCAAAACATGTCCTAAACCTTTTTTATTTCATAGTTACACAATGAGGCTATAATTTTCCAATTCGTTTTCCTAGTTTGTAGAGTAATGGTTTGATTGGCTTAACAAAATCTCCAATATATTCTTCAACATCTGCATTGAAGCCTTTTTTGAACTGTTGAACGCCATAATCAATGGCGTCTTCACTAAAGTCACCAGTGATCCCGTAAAAATTATAACGATCGATATTGTGATTCTTTGCAAATTTAATCATTTCCCACTGCAGCTTATAAGCACCCATATAGGCATTATAGTCTGGATTAGAACCACTAGATAAATAATATACTTCATAATCATTATAAATATAGATAGCAGCTGCTAAGTCTAAGACTGGGCCATCCGTCGTAATTGTCTTATTAGTATCATCAATTTTGCGTTGTGTACTGACAATTTGTTGATTAAGTTGTGTTTGTTTCGTTTTTTGTTTTTTAGAATTTGGACTTTCTTGTAATGCAGCTTCCACGTCTTTCATTTGATGATTTAATGTGTCTAGTTTTTGTTTAAGGCCGTTAACGTATTCGCTTAAATCAATATATGCTAATTGTATTGAAGCAAAGCCCTGGTAATCTTTTTGTAATTGTTCAAAGTATGGTTCGTCACGGAAGCTGAAGCCATGTTTTTCTTCAGCCATCTTAAATAGTTTGAAAAAACGATCGGTTTCTTCTATAGGAAGTTGACGTACTTTAACGCCCATTTCTTCAGTACGTTTGATATTACGTCGCGTTTGGTAATCCATTTCTTTAAGTAATTGTTGTTCTGATTTGTCTTTTAAATCTAAGACAGATAGCCAACGTATTTGGCTCGTTTTTGAATAACCTACAGGATAACCTTGATGTTTATAACCTAGTTTTTCTAAAGTGCTTATAAGCATTCGATTATCGTAAGATTTCTTGATTTCGCCATCAGCATTTCTCAAGTTTTCTAAGATATACGGATCAAGTAATACGTATAGGCAATTATGTTGTTTAAGATATTTTGTTAATTCGCTAAAGTAAAAATCAACTAGTGACAAATTGGTATAGTCTAAGATAGGTCCACGTTGACTATAAAAATATTTAAAGAATTTTAGCGCGCGTGCTTCTGTAAACATACCAGCAGCAATGACTTCGTCATTGTCGTCTTTAACACCTAACAAGTGTGCATTGTATTGAGCTTCATAATTAACACGTGATTGTGTGTAATGTGAAAAGTGATTTTGTGTGAATGTTTGGAATTCTTCAGGGGTAAGATTCACAAAGAACATATATTTTGCCTCCTTAAATGGCAACGTTTATTTTGAAATTGAGTTGGACAACTTATAAGTAGTATACCAAATTTACTATTAAATGCCATGTTTTACAAAAAAACAGATTGCAATATTAAAAATATTTTTATTAAATAGTGTATCACATTGGTAGGCTATATACTTTAAAAATATTATAGTACATTTTGCTAATTCAGTGTATGATATTACTTACGGTTATAATGTATATCAAAGTATTTAATTTAAAAAGAGGATTGTTTTAGGAGTGAAATAAAGTATGAAAAAGATTATAACGCTAATTGTCATCTCTACATTAATGATTGCTGGGTGTAGTAGTGGTAAATATGCAGATAAAATAGATAAAGCAGTAAATAAACAACAACATTATCAGAAAAAACTTGCAGAACAACACAAAGGTGATATTGAACGCAAATTTGACAAAAAAGATGCCAATATATATGTATATGAAAAAGGCAAATTTGTAATCATTGCCTATAAACCTATTAAGAATGATGAAGAGATTCATTATTATGCTTATGAATATAAAGATGGTAAAACAACATTTAAAAAAGATTTTAATTCAAGAGGCTATATACAGAAACATGACCCAGACTATAAAGAAGAAAATATGGATTTAGACGAATAACGAGTAAATGAAATTGAGGTGTAATAAATGAAAAAAGCATGGTTATCAATCGTGCTAGTGCTTACACTTGTATTAGCAACTGCTTGTACCAACCCAGAAGATACACATAAAGATGATAAAACAACGTCTGATGGGAAAATAAAGATTATTGAGTATGGCGATTTTAAGTGCCCATATTGTAAAAAAGTCGAAAAAAATGTAATGCCAAAATTGAAAAAGCACTATATTGATACAGATAAAGTGGACTATCAATTTGTTAATATGGCATTTTTAGGTGATGATTCTATTATTGGTTCAAGAGCAGGTCATGCTGTACAAAGGCTAGCACCAGAACAATATTTAAAATTTCAAGAATTAATGTTTAAACAACAACCTAATTCAGAAAAAGCATGGATTACAAATCAAATAGTTGATCAACAAATAGATAAACTTAAAATTAATACGACGCTTAAAAAAGAAATCAAAGACGACTATAAACAAGAAAATAGTAAATCTTGGGTAGCTGCAAAAAAGGATCAAAAGCAATATAAAGATAACCATATTGAAACAGCGCCTACTGTTTTCGTCCATGGCCAAAAAGTAGAAGATCCTTATGATTTTGAGAATTACAAAAAAATATTAGAAAAAGAGTAGAAATTTAACTAAAAGTTGTAATGAGCACAGACAAGTATAATCACATTTTTGATTTTACTTGTCTGTGTTTTTTCTCAGTATTAAATCGTAATAATTACGAAAATTTTATATTTAGTATTGTTTTTATGAGGAAGAAAGCATATAATTATAAATCGTAACAATTACTATTTAGGAGGTTTTAAAATTGAAACAAATTACATACATTAGTATTATGGTTCTGGCATTCATGGTAGTTCTAGCCGGTTGTGGAAAAGGAGAGTCCGATAATACAAAATCGAATGAAAAAATAAAAATAAATACAACTGTTTTCCCTTTGAAGTCATTTGCTGAACAAATAGGTGGTAAACACGTAGAGGTGAATTCTATTTACCCAGCTGGAACAGATTTACATAATTACGAACCTACACAAAAAGATATAATTAATGCATCAAAAGCGGACTTATTTCTATATACAGGTGACAATTTAGATCCAGTTGCTAAAAAAGTAGCAAGTACAATTAAAAAAGATGATAAAAAATTAGCACTTGAAGATAAATTAGATAAATCTCAATTGCTTACGGACCAACATAGTCATGAAGAAGAAGGACATGACCATGATGAACATCACCATCATGGCGGATACGATCCTCATGTTTGGTTAGATCCTAAATTTGATCAGACATTTGCTAAAGAGATTAAAGATGAACTAATTAAGAAGGATCCTAAACACAAGAAAACATATGAAAAAAACTATGAAAAATTAAATAAGGATTTAAAAGAAATAGATAAAGATTTGAAATCTATTACTGAAAATAAAGAAGGTAATACGATATTTATATCTCATGAATCTATTGGATATCTTGCAGAAAGATATGATTTTGTTCAAAAAGGTGTACAAAATATGAATGCTGAAGATCCTTCACAAAAATCATTGTCGAACATTGTGAAAGAAATTAAAGATTCTGGAGCTAAATATATTTTATATGAAGATAATGTATCAAATAAAGTGACAGACACAATACGTAAAGAAACAGAGGCAAAACCTTTAAAATTTTATAATATGGAATCTTTAAATAAATCGCAGCAACAAGATTATAAGTTGAGTTATCAATCATTGATGAAGAAAAATATTATAAATATGGATAAAGCATTAAGTGATTCTATTCAAACTGAAGACGATAAGGAACAAAGTAAACATGATAAAGCGATTTCTGACGGTTATTTTAAAGATAGCCAAGTTAAAGATATAACATTGGGTGATTATAAAGGCAACTGGCAATCAGTTTATCCTTACTTAAAAGATGGCACTTTGGATGAAGTTATGGAACATAAAGCAGAAGATGATGATTCCATGTCTGCTAAAGCATATAAGTCATATTATGAAAAAGGTTATAAAACAGATATAAGTCATATTACTATTTCAAACGATACAATAACGTTTGAAAAAGATGGTAAAAAAGAAACTGGGAAATATGTATATGATGGCAAAGATATTTTAAAATATGAAAAAGGTAACAGAGGTGTGAGATATACTTTTAAATTAGTAGATCAAAATAGTCATTTACCTAAATATGTACAGTTCAGTGATCATAATATTGAACCGAAAAAAGCTGCACATTTCCATATTTTTATGGGCAATAATAAAGATAAAATTTTAAAAGAATTAGATAATTGGCCAACATATTATCCAAATTCGTTAAGTAGCGAGGAAATTAAAGAGGAAATGTTAGCTCA
Protein-coding sequences here:
- a CDS encoding aminoacyltransferase — protein: MFFVNLTPEEFQTFTQNHFSHYTQSRVNYEAQYNAHLLGVKDDNDEVIAAGMFTEARALKFFKYFYSQRGPILDYTNLSLVDFYFSELTKYLKQHNCLYVLLDPYILENLRNADGEIKKSYDNRMLISTLEKLGYKHQGYPVGYSKTSQIRWLSVLDLKDKSEQQLLKEMDYQTRRNIKRTEEMGVKVRQLPIEETDRFFKLFKMAEEKHGFSFRDEPYFEQLQKDYQGFASIQLAYIDLSEYVNGLKQKLDTLNHQMKDVEAALQESPNSKKQKTKQTQLNQQIVSTQRKIDDTNKTITTDGPVLDLAAAIYIYNDYEVYYLSSGSNPDYNAYMGAYKLQWEMIKFAKNHNIDRYNFYGITGDFSEDAIDYGVQQFKKGFNADVEEYIGDFVKPIKPLLYKLGKRIGKL
- a CDS encoding cystatin-like fold lipoprotein, producing MKKIITLIVISTLMIAGCSSGKYADKIDKAVNKQQHYQKKLAEQHKGDIERKFDKKDANIYVYEKGKFVIIAYKPIKNDEEIHYYAYEYKDGKTTFKKDFNSRGYIQKHDPDYKEENMDLDE
- a CDS encoding DsbA family protein → MKKAWLSIVLVLTLVLATACTNPEDTHKDDKTTSDGKIKIIEYGDFKCPYCKKVEKNVMPKLKKHYIDTDKVDYQFVNMAFLGDDSIIGSRAGHAVQRLAPEQYLKFQELMFKQQPNSEKAWITNQIVDQQIDKLKINTTLKKEIKDDYKQENSKSWVAAKKDQKQYKDNHIETAPTVFVHGQKVEDPYDFENYKKILEKE
- the adcA gene encoding zinc ABC transporter substrate-binding lipoprotein AdcA is translated as MKQITYISIMVLAFMVVLAGCGKGESDNTKSNEKIKINTTVFPLKSFAEQIGGKHVEVNSIYPAGTDLHNYEPTQKDIINASKADLFLYTGDNLDPVAKKVASTIKKDDKKLALEDKLDKSQLLTDQHSHEEEGHDHDEHHHHGGYDPHVWLDPKFDQTFAKEIKDELIKKDPKHKKTYEKNYEKLNKDLKEIDKDLKSITENKEGNTIFISHESIGYLAERYDFVQKGVQNMNAEDPSQKSLSNIVKEIKDSGAKYILYEDNVSNKVTDTIRKETEAKPLKFYNMESLNKSQQQDYKLSYQSLMKKNIINMDKALSDSIQTEDDKEQSKHDKAISDGYFKDSQVKDITLGDYKGNWQSVYPYLKDGTLDEVMEHKAEDDDSMSAKAYKSYYEKGYKTDISHITISNDTITFEKDGKKETGKYVYDGKDILKYEKGNRGVRYTFKLVDQNSHLPKYVQFSDHNIEPKKAAHFHIFMGNNKDKILKELDNWPTYYPNSLSSEEIKEEMLAH